The genomic region CGAGCTGAAGGCAATGGCCGCCGCCGACGCGTTGCGCACCACGCAGGGCACTTCTACCAAGCCCGCCACTGGGTCGCACACCAAACCCAGCATGCATTGAATGGTGATGGCCACTGCCGCAAATACCTCGGTCACCGAGCCGCCCAGGCAGTATACAATGGCGCCGGAGCCCATAGCCGCTGCGCTACCCGTCTCAGCCTGACAGCCGCCAACGGCTCCGGCCAACGAGGCATTTTGCTCGATAATGAGGGCTATGCCCGCTGCCACTAGCAGCCCTTCCAGAATCTTTCGGTCGTCTAATTGATGCTGCTCTTGCAGGGTAACCAGCACGCCCGGCAAGATACCTGAGGCGCCGGCCGTGGGCGCCGCCACCACTCTACCCATGCACGAGTTTACTTCCTTGGCACCCAGCGCTCTAGTCACCAGCTGCTTGAACTCGGGCGAGAGTACCGTAACGGGCGAGGCGGCAATCTTACGGGCACCGTTGTTGACCATGCCCGAGCGCGACACCATGTTCTGTGTCAGGCCGGTCTGCACGGCGTCGCGCATCACATCGTAGGCCCGTTGCAGGCCGGGCCAAATGTCGGCTTCGGCGCGGCTTTTTTGCTCTACTTCATAGGCCAGTACGGGTTGGTAGAGAGGCTCGCCAGTTGCATCGCAGTGCGCCTGCCAGCTGGCAAAATCAGTGAATAGGAGCGACATATGTTGGAACTGACGGGTGGGGAATAGCTAAGATCTGAAACTAGGCAAGCAGCGGCATTTTTCCGGCCGTCGCATACAACCTGCCCTACAAAATTCAGCAGAATTTTTCACCAAAAACAGAGAGCAGCCGGGTTTTGCGGCTGCTCTCTGGGTAGGGCAAGAAGTGCAGCAGTTAAGCGGCTGTTTCCTTGGCTTCTACCAGCTTAATGGCGGCTGAGTTGATGCACAGGCGCAGGCCGCTTGGGGCTGGGCCATCGGGGAAAACGTGACCCTGGTGCGCATCGCACACATTACACAGCACTTCCACGCGCACCATACCGTAGCTAGTGTCTTTCTTATACTTAATAGCGTTTTCTTCTACAGGCTGGGTGAAGCTGGGCCAGCCTGTACCCGACTCGAATTTAGTGCGCGAGTCGTAGAGCGGAGTGCCGCAGCACACGCAGGCATACAGGCCGGCTTCGTGAGCCTCGCAGTACTCGCCGGTGAAGGCGCGCTCGGTGCCGTGCTCGCGGGTTACGTGGTATTGCTCGGGCGTAAGTTGCTCGCGCCATTCGGCATTGGTTTTCTCCACGCGCCGGGGTGGGGTAGGGCTTCCGTGGTTAGCCAGCCGGATAACGTCGTTCCAGGTTTGCATATGGGTTGGTTTTGAAGTTCAGGACGGAATGTACAGGTGAAAACGCGGAAGGTAGGCGCGAAGTTTAGTTTCGGCCCGCCACGGTGCCTTTTTGTGCGTAAGACGCAGGATAGCCTTTTTGCCCTGCTTTCTTCCTCCTTCGCCTCATGAAAATTCTTAGCGCCGATCAAACCCACGCCGCCGACCAGGCTACCATCAAAACCGACCGTATTTCCTCCCTCGATCTGATGGAACGCGCCGCCACTGCGCTAGCCGACTGGCTGATGAATCGCCTTTCTCCCAGTGAAGCGGGCGAAGCACACGTGCTGTGTGGCCCCGGCAACAACGGCGGCGACGGGCTGGTGCTGGCGCGTCTGCTCCACCTGGCCGGCTACGCCGTGCGCGTATGGCTTCTGCCTGCTGACAAGCGCTCCGCCGACTGCCAGGCCAACCTCGACCGCCTCCCCGCTAATATACCACAAGCCGAAGTAGCCGAAGACGCCCTCCCTACCCTACCCGATGGCACCTTGGTGGTAGATGCTCTGTTTGGCACTGGCCTCAGCCGACCTTTGGAGGGCGTGGCCGCGGCGCTGGTCCGCCACCTCCACAAAGCCAAGGCACGGGTACTGGCGGTGGATATTCCCTCTGGCCTGTTCACCGACGCGCCTCAACCCGCCGACAGCGTAATTGTCCGCGCCTACCATACCGTTAGCTTCGAGCTGCCTAAGCTGGCCTTCCTCCTACCCCACAACGCCGAGTACGTGGGCCAGTGGCATCTGGTCCCCATTGGTCTCGATGCAAAGTTTCTTGCCAAGGCAAAGGTCGAGCACTACTTTGTAGATGCCGCTTTTGTGGCGGGCAAGCTACCGCGCCGCGCTATGTTTTCGCACAAGGGAATGTACGGTCACGCCCTACTACTGGCGGGTAGCAACGGTAAGATGGGGGCCTGCGTGCTAGCTACGCGCGCCTGCCTGCGCAGCGGGGTAGGGCTGCTCACGGTGCGCACACCTGGCATCGGCTACGATGTGCTGCAAACCACGGCGCCCGAAGCCATGGCATTAGTTGACCCTAATCAGGACCACCTCACCGAGCTGCCCGCACTGAAATCGTACGACGCCGTGGGCATGGGGCCAGGCATGGGGCAGGAAGATGCAACGCGGGTTGTGCTCGAACAATTGCTGCGCGAAGCTGGCGAGCAGCAACTGGCCTTGGTACTAGATGCCGATGCCCTCAACCTACTCGGCACCCACCGCGAGCTGCTCGATTTACTTCCCCCCGACACGGTGCTGACGCCTCATCCCAAGGAGTTTGAGCGCCTCACGGAACCCGCCCGCGACGACTACCACCGCTTGGAGCTGCTTCGCAACTTCTGCCAGAAATACCGCTGTTACTGTGTGCTGAAAGGCGCCTACACCTGCCTGGGTACACCAGATGGCCCCTTGTATTTTAATAGTACTGGCAGCCCCGGCATGGCCAGCGGCGGCTCCGGCGACGCTCTTACAGGCGTACTCACCGCCTTGCGCGCTCAAAGCAAGCACCTCAGCCCACTTGATGCTTGCCTACTAAGTATCTATGCCCACGGCCGTGCCGGCACCCTGGCCGCCGAGGCG from Hymenobacter aerilatus harbors:
- the sdaAA gene encoding L-serine ammonia-lyase, iron-sulfur-dependent, subunit alpha; this translates as MSLLFTDFASWQAHCDATGEPLYQPVLAYEVEQKSRAEADIWPGLQRAYDVMRDAVQTGLTQNMVSRSGMVNNGARKIAASPVTVLSPEFKQLVTRALGAKEVNSCMGRVVAAPTAGASGILPGVLVTLQEQHQLDDRKILEGLLVAAGIALIIEQNASLAGAVGGCQAETGSAAAMGSGAIVYCLGGSVTEVFAAVAITIQCMLGLVCDPVAGLVEVPCVVRNASAAAIAFSSAQIAIAGVDPVIPVDQCVAALGEVGQSMETRYKETALGGLANTTRGREIERMVLVQDVQILPDEDEG
- the msrB gene encoding peptide-methionine (R)-S-oxide reductase MsrB — its product is MQTWNDVIRLANHGSPTPPRRVEKTNAEWREQLTPEQYHVTREHGTERAFTGEYCEAHEAGLYACVCCGTPLYDSRTKFESGTGWPSFTQPVEENAIKYKKDTSYGMVRVEVLCNVCDAHQGHVFPDGPAPSGLRLCINSAAIKLVEAKETAA
- a CDS encoding NAD(P)H-hydrate dehydratase, translating into MKILSADQTHAADQATIKTDRISSLDLMERAATALADWLMNRLSPSEAGEAHVLCGPGNNGGDGLVLARLLHLAGYAVRVWLLPADKRSADCQANLDRLPANIPQAEVAEDALPTLPDGTLVVDALFGTGLSRPLEGVAAALVRHLHKAKARVLAVDIPSGLFTDAPQPADSVIVRAYHTVSFELPKLAFLLPHNAEYVGQWHLVPIGLDAKFLAKAKVEHYFVDAAFVAGKLPRRAMFSHKGMYGHALLLAGSNGKMGACVLATRACLRSGVGLLTVRTPGIGYDVLQTTAPEAMALVDPNQDHLTELPALKSYDAVGMGPGMGQEDATRVVLEQLLREAGEQQLALVLDADALNLLGTHRELLDLLPPDTVLTPHPKEFERLTEPARDDYHRLELLRNFCQKYRCYCVLKGAYTCLGTPDGPLYFNSTGSPGMASGGSGDALTGVLTALRAQSKHLSPLDACLLSIYAHGRAGTLAAEALGEASSLAHDLIEKLGLAFQELTAPEEW